GGGCACCTCCAACAGTCCCTCCTCGGCTAGGGCCAGGAGCAAGGGAGCCTCCTCCTCCGGGAGGAGGTCCAGGGCGAGGCGGAGGACTTCCGCCTCGGTGCGCCCCGTGGTACGGGCCAGGCGCTTCAGCTTGGCCTCCTCCTCAGGAGTGAGGTAGATTTGCTTGCGTAGCATACAGCGTTATTGTACGTCGCCCTGGTACGGGGAAAGGAGAACATGCA
The Thermus islandicus DSM 21543 genome window above contains:
- a CDS encoding CopG family transcriptional regulator, with amino-acid sequence MLRKQIYLTPEEEAKLKRLARTTGRTEAEVLRLALDLLPEEEAPLLLALAEEGLLEVPERAVTPAQMEEAYRRYLERVAGRRIGLSEVVLEDREGR